One genomic segment of Myxococcales bacterium includes these proteins:
- a CDS encoding sigma 54-dependent Fis family transcriptional regulator, whose translation MEQTIVARGKVEVRGGAVKVSKGNANKPKLEIGPETLVVGRNEACDLVLDDRKVSAVHMELVATERGVRVRDLGSRNGSFVGDTRVGEVYLTKHTWITCGDTMLEFTPAQPEQVDVPEVGAFGPVVGNSPAMRAVFERLRKAGPTDLTVLITGETGCGKELVAAAIHQASNRANRPFIVVDCGAIAPSLAESALFGHERGSFTGAVEKRISPFVEADGGTIFLDELGELPVDVQPKLLRALAEQRIKAVGSNTYRPVNVRVLAATRRDLVREVNHGNFRSDLYFRVAQVKVELPALRQRLEDIPLLVRRMVGDMGDKTAYDRIPTDSLERLMRHDWPGNVRELRNVVAVALAFGKDGPLDIAQYLSPLTSSAAESTPTRGRTFQDAKREVLAKFERDYFTALYAECSGNVSEIGRRAAMERAHVRGYLRRHGIGDWKDKGGSDKDRL comes from the coding sequence GTGGAGCAGACCATTGTCGCCCGGGGCAAGGTGGAGGTTCGCGGCGGGGCCGTAAAGGTCTCGAAAGGGAACGCGAACAAACCGAAGCTCGAGATCGGACCGGAGACGCTCGTCGTCGGCCGCAACGAAGCTTGTGATCTCGTCCTCGACGATCGCAAGGTGAGTGCGGTTCACATGGAACTCGTCGCGACCGAGCGGGGCGTCCGCGTCCGCGACCTCGGCTCCCGCAACGGTTCCTTCGTGGGCGATACCCGCGTCGGTGAGGTCTACCTCACCAAGCACACGTGGATCACGTGCGGCGACACGATGCTGGAGTTTACGCCGGCGCAGCCGGAACAGGTCGACGTGCCCGAGGTCGGCGCGTTCGGCCCCGTGGTCGGCAACAGCCCCGCCATGCGCGCCGTCTTCGAGCGCCTGCGAAAGGCGGGCCCGACGGATCTGACGGTCCTCATCACCGGCGAGACGGGCTGCGGCAAAGAGCTCGTCGCAGCGGCCATTCACCAGGCCTCGAACCGCGCCAATCGCCCTTTCATCGTCGTCGACTGCGGCGCCATCGCGCCGTCGCTCGCCGAGAGCGCCCTTTTCGGTCACGAGCGAGGCTCGTTCACCGGCGCCGTCGAGAAGCGCATTTCTCCCTTCGTCGAAGCCGACGGCGGGACCATCTTCTTGGACGAGCTCGGTGAGCTCCCCGTTGATGTCCAGCCGAAGCTCCTTCGCGCCCTCGCCGAGCAGCGCATCAAGGCCGTCGGCTCCAACACCTACCGGCCCGTGAACGTCCGCGTGCTCGCCGCGACGCGCCGCGATCTCGTCCGCGAGGTCAACCACGGCAACTTCCGAAGCGACCTTTATTTCCGCGTCGCGCAGGTCAAAGTCGAGTTGCCGGCGCTGCGCCAGCGGCTCGAGGACATCCCGCTCTTGGTGCGCCGCATGGTCGGCGACATGGGCGACAAGACTGCGTACGACCGAATCCCGACGGACTCGCTCGAGCGCCTCATGCGCCATGACTGGCCAGGCAACGTCCGCGAGCTTCGAAACGTGGTCGCGGTGGCGTTGGCCTTCGGCAAAGACGGCCCCCTCGACATCGCGCAGTACCTCTCGCCCCTCACCAGCTCGGCGGCCGAATCGACCCCGACCCGTGGTCGCACGTTCCAAGACGCGAAGCGCGAGGTCCTCGCCAAGTTTGAGCGCGACTACTTCACCGCGCTCTACGCCGAGTGCAGCGGCAACGTCAGCGAGATCGGGCGCCGGGCGGCCATGGAGCGCGCCCACGTGCGCGGGTACCTCCGGCGCCACGGCATCGGTGACTGGAAAGACAAGGGCGGCAGCGACAAGGATCGCCTCTAG
- a CDS encoding serine/threonine protein kinase, whose protein sequence is MGDVYEADAKNGEKVALKVLHERAAQDPDLVARFQREATIASQVKSPYVARILGAGKDRSGRLWIAFERLSGEPLDERLRREHYLAFSEVGPIVDDSLQGLEAAHKAGVIHRDIKPANLYIEKRKLTVREIQAGETEERTRILDFGVSKIRSRGNKPKTEPSLTAFDATLGSFAYMAPEQVRGSARVDERADLYALGAVAFRALSGRLPFEGTNALTLIALKLDREPPSLASVTGDEWPVVIERFLERMMARDRERRFETASEALTAWRKVLDAMGSGGAAGVPQPRPRSASIPDEDATAVTFADTMTSSETDGGGRKGR, encoded by the coding sequence ATGGGAGACGTGTACGAGGCCGACGCCAAGAACGGCGAGAAGGTCGCGCTGAAGGTGCTCCATGAGCGCGCGGCCCAAGACCCCGATCTGGTCGCCAGGTTTCAGCGCGAGGCCACCATCGCATCGCAGGTCAAGTCGCCCTACGTCGCCAGAATCCTGGGCGCAGGGAAGGACCGAAGCGGCAGGCTGTGGATCGCCTTCGAACGCCTGAGCGGCGAGCCGCTTGATGAGCGCCTCCGCCGAGAGCACTACCTGGCGTTTTCTGAGGTGGGCCCCATCGTCGACGACTCGCTTCAGGGACTCGAGGCGGCCCACAAGGCGGGCGTCATTCACCGCGATATCAAGCCCGCCAACCTCTACATCGAGAAGCGCAAGCTCACGGTCCGGGAGATCCAGGCGGGCGAGACCGAAGAGCGGACCCGAATTCTCGACTTCGGCGTATCGAAGATTCGTTCTCGCGGAAACAAGCCCAAGACAGAGCCCTCGCTGACGGCCTTCGACGCCACGCTCGGCAGCTTCGCCTACATGGCCCCTGAGCAGGTCCGCGGCTCCGCGCGCGTCGACGAACGCGCTGATCTCTACGCCCTCGGGGCCGTCGCCTTTCGCGCCCTCAGCGGCCGGTTGCCGTTCGAAGGGACGAACGCATTAACCCTCATCGCGCTCAAACTCGACCGCGAGCCGCCGTCGCTGGCGTCCGTCACGGGCGACGAATGGCCCGTCGTCATTGAGCGCTTCCTCGAGCGCATGATGGCTCGCGATCGCGAACGGCGCTTCGAGACGGCCAGTGAGGCCCTTACGGCGTGGCGCAAGGTGCTCGACGCGATGGGCTCCGGTGGGGCCGCCGGCGTGCCGCAGCCCCGGCCGCGGTCCGCGAGCATCCCTGACGAAGACGCGACGGCGGTCACGTTCGCCGACACGATGACTTCGTCAGAGACGGATGGCGGCGGCCGCAAGGGCCGGTAA
- a CDS encoding PspA/IM30 family protein encodes MGIFARLAQLIKSNLNDLISSSEDPEKMLNQVVLDMNTQLIEAKKQVAASIADEKRLMKQMEQEMASAAEWERRAMMALKAGNEELAKDALARKKEHDSLATAYKEQWEKQKAAVDQLKRALRMLNSKIEEAKRKKNVLIARKKRAEAQKAIQETMSGLKDQSAFETFDRMAQKVDQLEAEAEAGAELSEEYTGDVLASKFKDLEKSSEADEELLALKRKMGLAPPEAPKAEAPKAAAGARVDASPEAKQAELTRAEQEELAAALEELEAEQVAQQRKAGS; translated from the coding sequence ATGGGAATTTTCGCGCGGCTCGCCCAGCTCATCAAATCGAACCTCAACGACCTCATCAGCAGCTCCGAAGACCCGGAGAAGATGTTGAACCAGGTCGTTCTGGACATGAACACGCAGCTCATCGAAGCGAAAAAGCAGGTCGCTGCTTCCATCGCCGACGAGAAGCGGCTCATGAAGCAGATGGAGCAGGAGATGGCCAGCGCGGCCGAATGGGAGCGCCGCGCCATGATGGCGTTGAAGGCCGGCAACGAGGAGCTGGCGAAAGACGCGCTGGCCCGCAAGAAGGAGCACGACTCGCTCGCCACGGCCTACAAGGAGCAGTGGGAGAAGCAGAAGGCAGCCGTCGATCAATTGAAGCGTGCGCTCCGCATGCTCAACAGCAAGATCGAGGAAGCGAAGCGGAAGAAGAACGTCCTCATCGCCCGGAAGAAGCGAGCCGAGGCGCAGAAGGCCATTCAAGAGACGATGAGCGGTCTCAAGGATCAGAGCGCCTTCGAGACCTTCGATCGCATGGCGCAGAAGGTCGATCAGCTCGAAGCCGAGGCGGAAGCCGGGGCCGAGCTATCCGAGGAGTACACGGGCGACGTCCTGGCGTCGAAGTTCAAGGACCTTGAGAAGTCGTCGGAGGCCGATGAAGAACTCTTGGCGCTGAAGCGCAAGATGGGGCTCGCGCCACCGGAGGCGCCCAAGGCGGAAGCGCCGAAGGCCGCGGCCGGCGCCCGCGTCGACGCCAGCCCCGAGGCTAAGCAGGCGGAGCTCACCCGCGCCGAACAAGAGGAGCTCGCGGCGGCGCTCGAAGAGCTCGAAGCCGAGCAGGTCGCGCAGCAGCGCAAAGCGGGTTCATGA
- a CDS encoding cation-translocating P-type ATPase, whose protein sequence is MTTKGPAASLAPTPQSSPSSTGSPRDHVAHSLDCDALVAHYATNLDKGLTTAEATARLAKDGKNELPPPPSPSAWKRILAQFANPIVLTLLVAAIIALVEGMSRSNEPALSRFGDAIAIFLIVGLNAVLGFYQERQAEAALEALQKMQTPNARVRRDDKVAVVPAAELVAGDVLELEAGDAIPADARVVQSIDMAAEESALTGESVPVGKDAAALVPEDAPLGDRTTMLFVGTNVVRGKGRAVVVATAVRTELGKLSELMRQAEPGKTPLEEKLEVFGQKILWACLLLSALLFIRGLTKGDRSWTELLLEAVSLAVAAIPEGLPAITTITLALGMQRMAKRGAIIRKLAAVETLGAATVICSDKTGTLTQNEMTVREIYAGGANYNVTGVGYDPRGEVQEAGGAAVSVPDKPLRHLLEIVALCNNATIDINSEGTWKGIGDPTEAALLTLAAKGGLPRESLTPGHQLLKEVPFDSDRKRMTILTLDAKGREIVHTKGGAEVLLPMCTRVDTDGGVTALDDETRKRINEQVERMSSASLRVLAVARRVLRSSEERLVVDLNDHDDIEKDLTFVGLVGMIDPPREGVKEAVQACADAHVSAVMITGDHKLTAMAIARELGLFPEGAEARTGAELTKMTDQELEECVDRVRVFARVTAEQKLRIVRAFKARGHVVAMTGDGVNDAPALREAHIGVAMGKGGTDVARQAADMVIADDNFATIVHAVREGRAIYRNIQKFIYFLLSSNAGLVVAVFVASFLPNVHPLTPLMILWINLVTNGLPALALGIDAPDDSQMHEPPRRNDTGLLRPREYAGIILVGLFMGGCGIACYLWPWSVGESLKHDYGRAVAFSLLALSPLFHAFNCRSSRVSILGLKPIVFLPLVLAVAVSAGIHLLAVLVPGLRPVFKTLPMSSNDWLVLVALSASIIPVVELVKLVTRPSPDVKKSATA, encoded by the coding sequence ATGACGACAAAAGGCCCCGCGGCGTCCCTCGCGCCAACCCCTCAATCGTCCCCCTCGAGCACGGGCTCTCCGCGCGACCACGTCGCCCACTCGCTCGACTGCGATGCGCTCGTCGCGCACTACGCGACGAACCTCGACAAGGGCCTCACGACGGCCGAAGCGACGGCGCGCCTCGCCAAAGACGGAAAGAACGAGCTGCCACCGCCGCCGTCGCCGAGCGCCTGGAAGCGTATCCTCGCGCAGTTCGCCAACCCGATCGTTCTCACGCTGCTGGTCGCGGCCATCATCGCGCTTGTCGAGGGCATGAGCCGCTCCAACGAGCCGGCCCTCTCGCGCTTCGGCGATGCCATCGCGATCTTCCTGATCGTGGGACTGAACGCCGTCTTGGGTTTCTACCAAGAGCGCCAAGCGGAAGCGGCCCTCGAGGCGCTGCAGAAGATGCAGACGCCAAACGCGCGCGTGCGCCGCGACGACAAGGTCGCCGTCGTGCCCGCCGCGGAGCTGGTCGCGGGTGACGTGCTCGAGCTCGAGGCCGGCGACGCCATCCCCGCCGACGCTCGCGTGGTGCAGTCGATCGACATGGCGGCGGAAGAGTCGGCCTTGACCGGGGAGTCCGTTCCCGTGGGAAAGGACGCGGCCGCGCTGGTGCCGGAAGACGCGCCCTTGGGCGATCGAACCACGATGTTGTTCGTCGGTACCAACGTCGTGCGCGGCAAGGGCCGCGCTGTCGTTGTGGCCACGGCGGTGCGCACCGAGCTCGGCAAGCTCTCTGAATTGATGCGCCAGGCAGAGCCCGGCAAGACCCCTCTGGAAGAGAAGCTCGAGGTCTTTGGACAGAAGATCCTCTGGGCGTGCCTCCTCTTGTCGGCGCTGCTGTTCATCCGTGGTCTCACCAAGGGCGATCGGAGCTGGACGGAGCTGCTGCTCGAAGCTGTCAGCCTCGCCGTCGCAGCAATTCCTGAGGGCCTGCCGGCGATCACCACCATCACTCTCGCCCTTGGCATGCAGCGCATGGCGAAGCGCGGTGCGATCATTCGCAAGCTGGCGGCCGTGGAGACGCTGGGTGCGGCCACCGTCATTTGCTCCGACAAGACGGGCACGCTCACGCAAAACGAGATGACGGTCCGGGAGATCTACGCCGGCGGCGCGAACTACAACGTCACGGGCGTCGGCTACGATCCGCGCGGCGAAGTCCAGGAGGCCGGCGGCGCGGCCGTGTCGGTGCCTGACAAACCGCTAAGGCACCTCCTCGAAATCGTTGCACTTTGCAACAACGCGACCATCGACATCAACAGCGAAGGGACGTGGAAAGGCATCGGCGACCCCACGGAGGCGGCGCTCCTCACGCTCGCGGCCAAGGGCGGCCTTCCGCGCGAATCGCTCACGCCGGGGCATCAGCTCCTCAAGGAAGTGCCCTTCGACAGTGATCGCAAGCGCATGACGATCCTGACGCTCGACGCCAAGGGGCGCGAAATCGTCCACACGAAGGGCGGGGCAGAAGTGCTTCTCCCGATGTGCACCCGTGTGGATACGGACGGTGGCGTGACCGCGCTCGACGACGAGACGCGCAAGCGCATCAACGAACAAGTGGAGCGCATGTCGAGCGCTTCCTTGCGTGTACTCGCCGTGGCGCGGCGCGTCCTTCGCTCGAGCGAAGAGCGGCTCGTGGTCGACTTGAACGACCACGACGACATCGAGAAGGATCTCACGTTCGTGGGTCTCGTCGGCATGATCGACCCGCCCCGCGAGGGCGTGAAGGAGGCGGTCCAAGCCTGCGCCGATGCTCACGTCAGCGCCGTGATGATCACGGGCGATCACAAGCTCACGGCGATGGCCATCGCCCGCGAGTTGGGTCTCTTCCCGGAGGGAGCCGAGGCGCGCACCGGCGCCGAGCTCACGAAGATGACCGACCAGGAGCTCGAGGAGTGCGTCGACCGCGTGCGCGTCTTCGCGCGCGTCACGGCCGAGCAGAAGCTCCGCATCGTGAGGGCCTTCAAGGCTCGCGGCCACGTTGTCGCGATGACCGGCGACGGAGTCAACGACGCGCCGGCGCTTCGCGAGGCTCATATCGGCGTGGCCATGGGGAAGGGCGGGACCGACGTCGCGCGTCAGGCCGCCGATATGGTCATCGCCGACGACAACTTCGCCACCATCGTCCACGCGGTCCGCGAAGGCCGGGCCATCTACCGGAACATCCAGAAGTTCATCTACTTCTTACTCTCGTCGAACGCCGGCCTGGTGGTCGCGGTGTTCGTCGCCTCGTTCCTCCCGAACGTGCACCCGCTGACGCCGCTGATGATCCTGTGGATCAACCTGGTCACCAACGGTCTGCCGGCGCTCGCGCTCGGCATCGACGCCCCCGATGACTCCCAGATGCACGAGCCGCCGCGCCGCAACGATACGGGGCTGCTTCGACCGCGCGAGTACGCGGGCATCATCCTCGTGGGCCTCTTCATGGGTGGGTGCGGCATCGCTTGCTACCTCTGGCCCTGGTCCGTGGGCGAGAGCTTGAAGCACGACTACGGCCGCGCGGTAGCCTTCTCGCTCTTGGCCCTCAGTCCCCTCTTTCACGCGTTCAACTGCCGCTCATCGCGCGTGTCGATCCTTGGCCTCAAGCCCATCGTGTTCTTGCCGCTGGTCCTGGCCGTGGCTGTGAGCGCCGGTATCCACCTGCTCGCGGTCTTGGTCCCCGGGCTCCGGCCCGTCTTCAAGACCCTGCCCATGTCGTCAAACGACTGGCTTGTCCTGGTCGCGCTGTCGGCATCGATCATCCCGGTCGTCGAGCTCGTGAAGCTCGTCACGCGGCCATCACCAGACGTGAAGAAGAGCGCCACCGCCTGA
- a CDS encoding serine/threonine protein kinase, which translates to MAEAPDPKSAETLPAPPSADAGAGDGRGGDALEGSVLDGRYHVERLLGEGGVGRVYLARHRFIDKPVALKVLRSGVAGSREALDRFLTEARAASTIGDAHIVEVSDFGELSDGSRYLVMEFLDGVSLAEVVRGGPLPLPRLLWICRQIADGLSAAHRAGIVHRDLKPDNVMLVRRGAEPDFVKILDFGIAKVTAPEGAREPLTQAGAVFGTPHYMSPEQAAGTLVDERADVYALGVMMYEMLSGRVPFDAEVVASVLSQHLYKAPTPVTQASSRADISPELERLVMKCLEKDPPKRFASMAELERALNALIVAAEAPASEARAAQPVQQGTPSRLRKGLVAVVGVLSVATLAVGALRRRPSATPVPTLQVATEATLSGPLVIAPTRPLPSTVAEAPPPASAAPAVEPAVSAPSGATLAAPAPPPQARSSAIKARASTAPKRPVAPSISEHDDPWRKTVR; encoded by the coding sequence GTGGCCGAAGCACCCGATCCGAAGAGCGCCGAGACCCTTCCGGCGCCGCCGAGCGCCGACGCGGGGGCCGGCGATGGACGAGGTGGTGACGCGCTCGAGGGCTCCGTCCTCGATGGGCGGTACCACGTCGAACGGCTCCTCGGCGAAGGCGGTGTGGGGCGCGTGTATCTGGCCCGCCATCGGTTCATCGACAAGCCCGTGGCCCTGAAGGTTCTAAGGTCCGGGGTCGCCGGCAGTCGCGAAGCGCTCGATCGGTTCCTCACGGAGGCGCGGGCCGCGTCCACCATTGGCGACGCGCACATCGTCGAGGTCTCGGACTTCGGCGAGCTCTCCGACGGCTCGCGCTACCTGGTGATGGAGTTCTTAGACGGCGTGAGCCTCGCGGAGGTGGTCCGCGGGGGGCCGCTCCCGCTGCCGCGGCTCCTCTGGATTTGCCGGCAGATCGCCGATGGTCTCTCGGCGGCGCACCGGGCCGGCATCGTCCATCGAGACTTGAAGCCCGACAACGTGATGTTGGTGCGGCGCGGCGCGGAGCCGGACTTCGTCAAGATCCTCGACTTCGGCATCGCGAAAGTGACGGCACCAGAGGGCGCCCGTGAACCGCTGACGCAGGCCGGCGCCGTCTTCGGAACGCCGCACTACATGTCGCCGGAGCAAGCGGCGGGCACGCTCGTCGATGAGCGTGCCGACGTCTACGCGCTGGGCGTCATGATGTACGAGATGCTCTCGGGCCGCGTCCCCTTTGACGCGGAGGTCGTCGCGAGTGTCCTCTCGCAACATCTCTACAAGGCGCCAACGCCGGTCACGCAGGCGTCGTCGCGCGCGGACATCTCGCCGGAGCTCGAGCGCCTCGTCATGAAGTGCCTCGAGAAAGATCCGCCGAAACGCTTCGCGTCGATGGCGGAGCTTGAGCGCGCGCTCAACGCCCTGATCGTCGCGGCCGAGGCGCCCGCCAGCGAGGCGCGGGCCGCTCAGCCCGTTCAACAGGGCACGCCGTCGCGTCTCCGGAAGGGGCTCGTCGCAGTTGTCGGTGTACTCTCGGTGGCGACGCTCGCCGTCGGCGCGCTCCGCCGAAGGCCTTCGGCGACTCCCGTGCCCACCTTGCAAGTCGCGACGGAGGCCACTCTTTCCGGCCCGCTCGTGATCGCGCCAACGCGGCCGTTGCCCTCTACCGTGGCAGAAGCACCGCCGCCGGCTAGCGCGGCTCCTGCCGTCGAACCCGCCGTCTCCGCGCCCAGCGGCGCGACGCTTGCTGCTCCGGCCCCTCCGCCGCAGGCCCGCTCGAGCGCCATCAAGGCAAGGGCGTCCACCGCGCCGAAGCGCCCAGTCGCGCCTTCGATTTCGGAACACGACGATCCGTGGCGAAAGACGGTCCGCTAG
- a CDS encoding ABC transporter permease, with the protein MGYPLQLALRYMASKKGAFVSLGTAFAMLGVILGVAALSIVMSVTGGFKDQFREKVLGVNAHVLVLKYSIDFREYRDVMAKVEKVPGVTGVAPFIINPMMVTRGDRTATGVLLKGVDPDLMRKVLDLPKHMVKGSLDGLRRPGAKAPERASDANRENLFRPLDRDAGTEGFLDVLRREIDKDDQKAAALASAAPENAPVPGGPVGDVTPQGGFQSQLPTDDVPLPGLDDDPCSKEGVDERLPGIVIGRSLGVQLGADIGQCVQVTSPMIGFSFGASGARPAIAKQFRVVGMFEAGFDQYDSKLVYTDIFEAQAFYDQGDSVTGVEMKVATIDDAGTIARSIDALLGNSVYHTMDWMELNRGLFTALLIQQIAMSVVLALILVVAAFTVVATLIMVVLDKKKEIALLKALGASDAAVLRIFLYQGAIIGIVGTALGLILGYAACRLLLAYGFPLDPKVYFISHLPVNLRPTEFVITGCLAVGCCLIATAFPALYAARMRPSEGLRAE; encoded by the coding sequence ATGGGCTATCCGCTCCAGCTCGCCCTCCGCTACATGGCGTCGAAGAAGGGCGCGTTTGTCTCGCTCGGCACCGCCTTCGCGATGTTGGGGGTGATTCTCGGGGTGGCCGCGCTCTCCATCGTGATGAGCGTCACGGGCGGATTCAAAGACCAGTTCCGCGAGAAGGTGCTGGGCGTCAACGCGCACGTGCTGGTGCTCAAGTACTCCATCGACTTTCGCGAATACCGCGACGTCATGGCCAAGGTAGAGAAGGTGCCTGGGGTCACCGGCGTGGCACCCTTCATCATCAACCCGATGATGGTGACGCGCGGCGACCGGACGGCGACGGGCGTGCTCTTGAAGGGCGTCGACCCCGATCTCATGCGCAAGGTCCTGGACCTACCCAAGCACATGGTCAAAGGCTCGCTCGACGGCCTAAGGCGGCCTGGCGCGAAGGCGCCGGAGCGGGCGAGCGACGCGAACCGGGAGAACCTATTTCGCCCTCTCGATCGGGACGCAGGCACCGAAGGTTTTCTCGACGTCCTCAGGCGCGAGATCGACAAGGACGACCAAAAGGCAGCCGCTCTGGCCAGCGCGGCGCCGGAGAATGCGCCGGTCCCGGGCGGCCCCGTCGGCGACGTCACGCCGCAGGGCGGGTTTCAGAGCCAGTTGCCGACCGACGACGTGCCGCTACCGGGCCTCGACGACGATCCTTGCTCCAAGGAAGGCGTCGACGAGCGGCTGCCGGGCATCGTCATCGGCCGCTCGCTCGGTGTGCAGCTCGGCGCCGACATCGGTCAATGCGTTCAAGTCACGAGCCCAATGATCGGCTTCAGCTTCGGCGCCTCCGGCGCGAGGCCGGCCATCGCAAAACAGTTCCGCGTCGTCGGAATGTTCGAGGCCGGCTTCGATCAATACGACTCGAAGCTCGTCTACACGGACATCTTCGAGGCCCAGGCGTTCTACGACCAAGGCGACAGCGTCACCGGTGTCGAGATGAAGGTCGCAACGATTGACGACGCGGGAACGATCGCGCGGTCCATCGACGCTCTGCTCGGCAACAGCGTCTATCACACGATGGACTGGATGGAGCTCAACCGCGGTCTCTTTACGGCGCTCCTCATCCAGCAGATCGCCATGAGCGTGGTGCTGGCGCTCATCCTCGTCGTCGCCGCCTTCACGGTGGTCGCGACCTTGATCATGGTGGTCTTGGACAAGAAGAAGGAGATTGCCCTCCTCAAGGCGCTCGGCGCCAGCGACGCGGCGGTCCTTCGGATCTTTCTCTACCAGGGCGCCATCATCGGCATCGTGGGCACAGCGCTGGGTCTGATCCTCGGCTACGCGGCCTGTCGACTCCTCTTGGCGTACGGCTTTCCTCTGGACCCGAAGGTCTATTTCATTTCGCACCTCCCGGTGAACCTCCGGCCGACGGAGTTCGTGATCACGGGCTGCCTCGCCGTGGGCTGCTGCCTCATCGCGACGGCCTTCCCAGCGCTCTACGCGGCGCGGATGCGGCCCTCCGAGGGCCTTCGCGCCGAGTAG
- a CDS encoding GAF domain-containing protein: MEGLEDPGRQLFVPTALGRRRREPRPDTFGRADDVDPAGDGVEPGGLGDPAARAAAGRPRSLLPPPPPPPPPPPPPPTASSAPAPGATFGEQAVAKVSSFVPVPLPAPPAAAPSASLARPSSSGGFSVTDTARRRAMGDKRVPGEELIAQLFEDMHAVHFLSDALEGGHFCLAVAMEKLPSAAAYLHLYDIDKREFVIVCVRGGSTEKHLLERTGESDALLSQAMRKRRSVVVNEPPADGSIAAGRFASLGGAKRIIVTPVMQAGRFLGVIELVNPLDGAPFSELEGNALTYMAEQYAEFVAARGVVLEAEKVSRAFEQSRAST, from the coding sequence GTGGAAGGACTGGAAGACCCCGGCCGTCAGCTTTTCGTACCCACGGCGCTCGGCCGGCGCCGCCGCGAGCCACGCCCCGACACCTTCGGACGCGCCGACGATGTCGATCCCGCCGGAGATGGCGTCGAGCCTGGCGGCCTCGGCGATCCCGCGGCACGCGCCGCCGCCGGCCGACCTCGCTCTCTCCTCCCTCCTCCTCCTCCTCCTCCTCCTCCGCCGCCGCCGCCGCCCACCGCATCGTCGGCGCCCGCGCCCGGGGCCACCTTCGGCGAGCAGGCCGTCGCCAAGGTCTCGTCGTTCGTCCCGGTGCCACTTCCCGCTCCGCCCGCCGCAGCCCCGTCCGCGAGCCTGGCTCGACCGTCGTCGTCAGGCGGATTCTCGGTCACCGACACCGCGCGCCGCAGGGCCATGGGCGACAAGCGCGTGCCCGGCGAAGAGCTCATCGCGCAGCTCTTCGAGGACATGCACGCCGTCCACTTCTTGAGCGACGCCCTGGAGGGCGGGCACTTCTGCCTCGCCGTCGCCATGGAGAAGCTGCCCTCCGCGGCCGCGTATCTCCACCTCTACGACATCGACAAGCGCGAGTTCGTCATCGTCTGCGTGCGCGGCGGCAGCACGGAGAAGCACCTCCTCGAGCGCACCGGAGAGTCCGACGCGCTGCTCTCGCAGGCGATGCGCAAGCGCCGCTCGGTCGTCGTCAACGAACCTCCCGCCGATGGCAGCATCGCGGCGGGTCGCTTTGCGTCGCTCGGCGGGGCGAAGCGCATCATCGTGACCCCGGTCATGCAAGCGGGCCGCTTTCTCGGTGTCATCGAGCTGGTGAACCCGCTCGACGGCGCGCCCTTCAGCGAGCTGGAAGGCAACGCGCTCACGTACATGGCGGAGCAATACGCGGAGTTCGTCGCCGCGCGCGGCGTGGTCCTCGAGGCCGAGAAGGTCAGTCGCGCCTTCGAGCAATCGCGCGCGTCGACGTGA